In the genome of Phlebotomus papatasi isolate M1 chromosome 2, Ppap_2.1, whole genome shotgun sequence, one region contains:
- the LOC129800822 gene encoding phosphoglucomutase, translated as MTLAATTVTTTPFEGQKPGTSGLRKKVKIFTQENYTENFVQCILDANGKAIEGSTLVVGGDGRFYCRTACEIIVRICAANGVSRLIVGQNGILSTPAVSSLIRSNKALGGIVLTASHNPGGPDNDFGIKFNCENGGPAPDNVTNAIYQLSTAISNYKIVEGLQIDLSQITKNSYDISGKPFVVDVVNSVTNYVSLMKEIFDFDKLKSLVTGVSSGKPLKMRVDAMNGVTGAYVREIFINCLGATPESVVHTTPLEDFGGLHPDPNLTYAKDLVDTVRNGDYDIGAAFDGDGDRNMIIGRNAFFVTPSDSLAVIAHFLEAIPYFRRNGISGLARSMPTASAVDLVAKKLGKEVFEVPTGWKYFGNLMDANRLCLCGEESFGTGSNHIREKDGIWALLAWLSIMEHTGKGVEDILKAHWAIYGRNYFTRYDYEECDAAKCNAMMDQMEKLITDPKFIGQKFESGGKCYEVKLADNFSYKDPIDNSLATKQGLRVVFADGSRIVMRLSGTGSSGATVRLYIDSYERDNVLGLASDMLKPLIQIALQISQLPQFTGRDAPTVIT; from the exons ATGACTTTGGCAGCAACTACTGTTACTACAACTCCCTTCGAGGGACAAAAGCCAGGAACGagtggtttgagaaaaaaa GTGAAAATCTTCACGCAGGAAAATTACACTGAGAATTTTGTGCAGTGCATTTTGGATGCAAATGGCAAGGCCATTGAGGGATCTACTTTAGTTGTCGGTGGAGATGGTCGTTTCTACTGTCGCACAGCTTGCGAGATAATCGTCCGGATTTGTGCTGCCAATGGAGTATCTCGTCTTATTGTTGGTCAAAATGGAATTCTCTCAACTCCGGCTGTTTCCAGCCTCATTCGATCCAACAAAGCCCTCGGTGGAATTGTCTTAACAGCCTCCCACAATCCTGGAGGTCCTGACAATGATTTTGGCATCAAATTTAACTGTGAAAATGGTGGTCCAGCTCCAGACAACGTTACCAATGCTATTTATCAACTCTCCACGGCCATTTCTAACTATAAAATCGTTGAAGGTCTTCAAATTGATCTCTCACAGATCACCAAGAATTCATACGATATCTCTGGAAAGCCTTTTGTTGTGGACGTTGTGAACTCAGTCACTAATTATGTATCTCTTATGAAGGAGATATTTGACTTTGATAAGCTTAAGAGTCTAGTTACTGGAGTTTCCAGTGGAAAACCTCTAAAGATGAGAGTTGATGCAATGAATGGAGTTACTGGAGCCTATGTCCgtgagatttttattaattgctTGGGAGCAACACCTGAAAGTGTCGTCCATACTACACCTTTAGAGGACTTTGGGGGCCTTCATCCTGATCCTAATCTTACATATGCAAAAGATCTTGTGGATACTGTTCGGAATGGGGATTATGATATTGGTGCAGCATTTGATGGAGATGGA GACAGAAACATGATTATTGGgagaaatgcattttttgttactccCAGTGACTCATTAGCAGTGATTGCCCACTTTCTCGAGGCAATACCCTATTTTCGCCGAAATGGCATCAGTGGTCTGGCCAGGAGCATGCCTACAGCTTCAGCTGTTGATCT AGTGGCCAAAAAATTGGGAAAGGAAGTCTTTGAAGTACCAACTGGAtggaaatattttggaaatctCATGGATGCTAATCGTTTGTGCCTATGCGGAGAAGAGAGTTTCGGAACAGGATCCAATCACATTCGTGAGAAAGATGGCATTTGGGCTCTTTTGGCATGGCTATCGATCATGGAACACACAGGAAAAGGCGTGGAAGACATCCTAAAAGCACATTGGGCCATTTATGGTCGTAACTACTTCACTCGCTACGATTACGAGGAATGTGATGCTGCAAAATGCAATGCAATGATGGACCAAATGGAAAAGTTGATCACTGATCCAAAATTCATTGGTCAAAAATTCGAAAGTGGCGGCAAATGCTATGAGGTTAAATTGGCAGACAATTTTAGCTACAAAGACCCTATTGATAATTCACTAGCCACTAAACAAGGTTTGAGAGTGGTATTCGCCGATGGAAGTCGCATTGTTATGCGTCTGAGCGGAACGGGCAGTTCTGGTGCAACAGTTCGCCTCTACATTGATTCATACGAACGCGATAATGTTCTTGGTCTGGCCAGTGATATGTTAAAGCCATTGATCCAGATCGCACTACAAATATCTCAATTGCCCCAATTTACAGGTCGTGATGCACCCACTGTTATCACATGA
- the LOC129800829 gene encoding SEC14-like protein 2, which translates to MASRSAPLQDDQKFALMKFRRNVADVLKPEHDDYYLLRWLRARNWNPDAAEKMLRNSVKWRERWGVDKIESWKTPQPLMDYIVHGLAGYDREGAPFLVIPFGPLDMWGILHTVSQSDLIRVTIQHLEKHLQLAYQQSLKHGNNARQLVVLFDMDGFNVKQYTWRPAAEAVIQLIKMYEANYPEILKFCYIINAPKVFAFVFNMVRKFLDEYTVNKIHIYKADPQKWYPAIIERIDEGNVPKHYGGTLVDSKGDPKCQEFILWGGKVPETMYNKKDDENNNDFSEATIRKGGKLKMEFDCKDDGCFLKWEFRTYDHDIRFGIKCKNEKTGELTEEIPLKRVASHQLDEVGFITCHPNCKYFVVFDNTYSYLRNKKIRYSVILTEPMDEPDILDVRD; encoded by the exons ATGGCATCACGATCTGCTCCCCTTCAGGATGATCAGAAATTTGCTCTCATGAAG TTTCGTCGAAATGTGGCGGACGTATTGAAACCAGAACACGATGATTATTATTTGCTTCGATGGCTTCGAg CAAGAAATTGGAATCCTGACGCTGCTGAGAAAATGCTGAGAAAT AGTGTTAAATGGCGCGAGAGATGGGGAGTAGACAAAATCGAAAGCTGGAAAACTCCTCAACCACTTATGGACTATATCGTTCATGGATTAGCGGGCTATGATCGAGAAGGCGCTCCAT TTCTAGTTATTCCCTTTGGTCCTCTGGATATGTGGGGTATACTTCATACAGTTTCTCAAAGTGATTTAATTCGAGTAACCATACAGCATCTAGAGAAACACCTACAACTCGCTTATCAGCAAAGTCTCAAACATGGGAATAATGCACGACAATTAGTGGTTTTATTCGACATGGACGGATTTAATGTGAAGCAGTATACTTGGCGTCCCGCAGCA gaaGCCGTAATTCAACTAATCAAAATGTATGAAGCCAACTATCCGGAAATCCTCAAATTCTGCTACATTATAAATGCACCAAAAGTTTTTGCCTTCGTATTTAATATGGTACGAAAGTTCCTAGATGAGTACACCGTCAATAAGATTCATATCTACAAGGCAGATCCACAGAAGTGGTATCCAGCTATCATTGAGCGAATCGATGAAGGAAATGTACCAAAGCATTACGGTGGTACACTTGTAGACAGTAAGGGTGATCCCAAATGCCAAGAATTTATCTTATGGGGTGGCAAAGTTCCCGAAACAATGTACAACAAGAAGGATGATGAAAATAACAATGACTTCAGCGAGGCAACAATACGAAAAGGGGGCAAACTCAAAATGGAATTTGATTGCAAAGATGATGGATGTTTTCTCAA ATGGGAATTCAGAACCTATGACCATGACATAAGATTTGGCATCAAATGCAAAAATGAGAAAACGGGTGAACTTACGGAAGAAATTCCTCTAAAACGGGTCGCATCCCATCAACTTGATGAAGTGGGATTCATTACATGTCATCCAAATTGCAAAT